A genomic window from Streptomyces sp. WMMC940 includes:
- the typA gene encoding translational GTPase TypA, which yields MPTRHDIRNVAIVAHVDHGKTTIVDAMLKQAGAFAAHQLDSVDDRVMDSNDLEREKGITILAKNTAVKYHPKDGGAPITINIIDTPGHADFGGEVERGLSMVDGVVLLVDASEGPLPQTRFVLRKALQRRMPVILCINKTDRPDSRIDEVVNETYDLFLDLDADEDQIEFPIVYACGRDGIASLTKPEDGTVPADSENLEPFFSTILEHIPAPIYDEDAPLQAHVTNLDADNFLGRIALLRVEQGELRKGQTVAWIKRDGSISNVRISELMMTEALTRKPAEVAGPGDICAVAGIPDIMIGETLADPENPVALPLITVDEPAISMTIGTNTSPLVGRGATGKGADNKGGVKDRKVTARQVKDRLDRELIGNVSLRVLDTERPDAWEVQGRGELALAILVETMRREGFELTIGKPQVVTKEVDGKLHEPVERMTIDVPEEHMGAVTQLMGVRKGRMDNMSNHGSGWVRMEFVVPSRGLIGFRTEFLTNTRGTGIAHSIHEGHEPWFGNLQTRNNGSLVADRSGAVTAFAMTNLQERGVLFVEPGTEVYEGMIVGENSRSDDMDVNITKEKKLTNMRSSTADVAESIVPPRKLSLEQSLEFCRDDECVEVTPEAVRIRKVNLDARERARAASRAKHG from the coding sequence ATGCCCACGCGCCACGACATCCGCAACGTCGCCATCGTCGCCCACGTCGACCACGGCAAGACGACCATCGTCGACGCCATGCTGAAGCAGGCCGGAGCCTTCGCCGCGCACCAGCTCGACTCCGTCGACGACCGGGTCATGGACTCGAACGACCTGGAGCGTGAGAAGGGCATCACGATCCTCGCCAAGAACACGGCGGTGAAGTACCACCCCAAGGACGGCGGGGCCCCGATCACCATCAACATCATCGACACCCCCGGCCACGCCGACTTCGGCGGCGAGGTCGAGCGCGGTCTGTCGATGGTCGACGGCGTGGTGCTGCTGGTGGACGCCTCCGAGGGCCCGCTCCCGCAGACCCGCTTCGTGCTCCGCAAGGCGCTCCAGCGCCGGATGCCCGTCATCCTGTGCATCAACAAGACCGACCGCCCGGACTCCCGGATCGACGAGGTCGTCAACGAGACCTACGACCTCTTCCTCGACCTGGACGCCGACGAGGACCAGATCGAGTTCCCGATCGTCTACGCCTGCGGCCGTGACGGCATCGCGTCGCTGACCAAGCCGGAGGACGGCACCGTCCCGGCCGACAGCGAGAACCTGGAGCCGTTCTTCTCCACCATCCTGGAGCACATCCCCGCCCCCATCTACGACGAGGACGCCCCCCTCCAGGCCCACGTCACCAACCTCGACGCCGACAACTTCCTCGGCCGTATCGCGCTGCTGCGCGTCGAGCAGGGCGAGCTCCGCAAGGGCCAGACCGTGGCGTGGATCAAGCGCGACGGCTCGATCTCCAACGTGCGCATCTCCGAGCTGATGATGACCGAGGCGCTCACCCGCAAGCCCGCCGAGGTCGCGGGCCCCGGTGACATCTGCGCCGTCGCCGGCATCCCCGACATCATGATCGGCGAGACCCTGGCCGACCCGGAGAACCCGGTGGCCCTGCCGCTGATCACGGTCGACGAGCCGGCGATCTCCATGACCATCGGCACGAACACCTCCCCCCTCGTGGGCCGCGGCGCCACCGGCAAGGGCGCGGACAACAAGGGCGGCGTCAAGGACCGCAAGGTCACCGCACGCCAGGTGAAGGACCGCCTCGACCGCGAGCTCATCGGCAACGTCTCGCTCCGCGTCCTCGACACCGAGCGCCCCGACGCCTGGGAGGTACAGGGCCGCGGCGAGCTGGCCCTGGCGATCCTCGTCGAGACCATGCGCCGGGAGGGCTTCGAGCTGACGATCGGCAAGCCCCAGGTGGTCACCAAGGAGGTCGACGGCAAGCTGCACGAGCCGGTCGAGCGCATGACCATCGACGTGCCCGAGGAGCACATGGGCGCTGTGACCCAGCTCATGGGCGTCCGCAAGGGCCGCATGGACAACATGTCGAACCACGGCTCCGGCTGGGTCCGCATGGAGTTCGTGGTGCCGTCCCGCGGTCTGATCGGCTTCCGTACCGAGTTCCTGACGAACACTCGCGGTACGGGCATCGCCCACTCGATCCACGAGGGCCACGAGCCGTGGTTCGGCAACCTGCAGACCCGCAACAACGGCTCGCTGGTCGCCGACCGGTCCGGTGCCGTCACCGCGTTCGCGATGACGAACCTCCAGGAGCGCGGCGTGCTGTTCGTCGAACCGGGCACCGAGGTCTACGAGGGCATGATCGTCGGCGAGAACTCCCGCTCGGACGACATGGACGTGAACATCACCAAGGAGAAGAAGCTCACGAACATGCGCTCCTCCACGGCCGATGTGGCGGAGTCCATCGTCCCGCCGCGCAAGCTCTCGCTGGAGCAGTCGCTGGAGTTCTGCCGTGACGACGAGTGCGTCGAGGTGACCCCGGAGGCCGTGCGCATCCGCAAGGTGAACCTGGACGCCCGCGAGCGCGCCCGCGCCGCCTCCAGGGCCAAGCACGGCTGA
- a CDS encoding succinate dehydrogenase/fumarate reductase iron-sulfur subunit, with protein sequence MSTYDARFRVWRGDQDGGGLEDFTVEVNDGEVVLDIIHRLQATQAPDLAVRWNCKAGKCGSCSAEVNGRPRLMCMTRMSVFDRAETVTVTPLRAFPVVRDLVTDVSYNYAKAREVPSFVPPQGVAAGEYRMQQIDVDRSQEFRKCIECFLCQDTCHVVRDHEENKTAFAGPRFLMRVAELDMHPLDAADESGLDRKRTAQEDHGLGYCNITKCCTEVCPEGIHITDNALIPLKERAVDRKYDPLVWLGSRIRRRGEHTT encoded by the coding sequence ATGAGCACGTACGACGCTCGGTTCAGGGTCTGGCGGGGCGACCAGGACGGCGGGGGCCTCGAGGACTTCACGGTCGAGGTCAACGACGGCGAGGTCGTCCTCGACATCATCCACCGGCTGCAGGCCACCCAGGCACCGGATCTCGCGGTGCGATGGAACTGCAAGGCGGGCAAATGCGGTTCCTGCAGCGCGGAGGTCAACGGCCGTCCCCGGCTGATGTGCATGACCCGCATGTCGGTCTTCGACCGTGCCGAGACCGTCACGGTGACTCCGCTGCGCGCCTTCCCGGTGGTGCGCGACCTGGTCACGGACGTTTCGTACAACTACGCCAAGGCCCGTGAGGTGCCGTCCTTCGTCCCGCCGCAGGGCGTCGCGGCGGGCGAGTACCGGATGCAGCAGATCGATGTGGACCGCTCGCAGGAGTTCCGCAAGTGCATCGAGTGCTTCCTGTGCCAGGACACCTGTCATGTGGTGCGTGACCACGAGGAGAACAAGACGGCCTTCGCCGGGCCGCGTTTCCTGATGCGCGTGGCCGAGCTCGACATGCACCCGCTGGACGCGGCCGACGAGTCGGGCCTCGACCGCAAGCGCACGGCCCAGGAGGACCACGGGCTTGGCTACTGCAACATCACCAAGTGCTGCACGGAGGTGTGCCCCGAGGGCATCCACATCACGGACAACGCGCTGATCCCGCTCAAGGAGCGCGCGGTCGACCGGAAGTACGACCCGCTGGTGTGGCTGGGCAGCAGGATCCGCCGCCGGGGCGAGCACACCACATAG
- a CDS encoding SPOR domain-containing protein — MTDGGAMLPWLVIRQDDNGNRYRVGRYATQDEAQQIADSLGGRGHKQLYWVEHMGQTAPS, encoded by the coding sequence ATGACCGACGGCGGCGCGATGCTGCCCTGGCTGGTGATCCGCCAGGACGACAACGGCAATCGCTATCGCGTGGGAAGGTACGCCACACAGGACGAGGCGCAGCAGATCGCGGACAGTCTCGGTGGTCGCGGCCACAAACAGCTCTACTGGGTGGAGCACATGGGGCAGACGGCACCCTCCTGA
- a CDS encoding ABC transporter family substrate-binding protein yields MSKVDAPRGRTCSRTPCFRAPGSRSGRTRTPRTVALLTSGVLVLPVLAGCTSGEGGSEGVVVPADIGHAGRNQVEQGGTLRWAVDSVPTTLNAFQADADGATGRVAGAVLPSLFTLDQRGRPQLNPDYLESAELVDREPKQVVLYKLNQEAVWTDGREIGAPDFVAQWRALNGKDSAYWTARNAGYERIEKIERGKSDLEVRVTFARPYADWRSLFSPLYPKETMGSPASFNDGARTELPVTAGPFALQKVDGDDGTVTLVRNPRWWGDPAKLDSLVLRAVPRDRRAAALATGAVDMAEIDRSVADRIAVARKGQGGGSGGSGPGAAAEAGESADSVQERSTGSVGEDGSALLARERGDAGPTRSTSEQTALRGFVVRKSLEPAYTQLALNGESGPLADERVRRAVARALDRRELAETVLKPLGLPAKPVGSHLALAGQPGYADSSGALGGQDTAEAQALLADAGWTREGARAAESGTKAGPEKSPEVGSPAVESPAPGSGPAAQSPAALGPAAQSASPGGPAAGGSSTSGGPASTSASPSPVAGGGARAGVAGESAVGAVASTAGGDDKPGAGRPVAISAGSDGDKAMPEAYKREGGVAGAYAPVGTRAPGRSPVAGPLGKDGKPLSLRFVLPSGPGSEPLRAVGDRIRRMLDGVGIRTEVKKVAEDSFFKDHIASGHYDLALWSWPATAYPATDARPIYAKPEPATDGSLLVEQNYTRVGTDRIDQLFDEAVSELDERKSRDLMKQVDARIWAAAASIPLYQRPELVAARHDLANAGAFGFAAPRYQDIGFVKAKPAHGAGRNKQ; encoded by the coding sequence ATGTCCAAGGTCGACGCCCCGCGCGGGAGGACATGCTCCCGTACGCCCTGCTTCCGAGCCCCCGGCTCCCGTTCCGGCCGCACCCGCACGCCGCGCACGGTGGCGTTGCTCACCAGCGGCGTCCTGGTCCTGCCGGTGCTGGCCGGCTGCACGTCCGGGGAGGGCGGCTCGGAGGGCGTGGTGGTCCCCGCGGACATCGGCCACGCCGGGCGCAACCAGGTCGAGCAGGGCGGCACGCTGCGGTGGGCCGTCGACTCCGTACCCACCACGCTCAACGCGTTCCAGGCCGACGCGGACGGCGCCACCGGCCGGGTCGCGGGTGCCGTGCTCCCCTCCCTCTTCACGCTGGACCAGCGGGGTCGTCCGCAGCTCAACCCCGATTACCTGGAGTCGGCCGAACTCGTGGACCGCGAGCCCAAGCAGGTCGTCCTCTACAAGCTCAACCAGGAAGCCGTCTGGACCGACGGGCGGGAGATCGGCGCCCCGGACTTCGTCGCCCAGTGGCGGGCGCTGAACGGCAAGGACTCGGCGTACTGGACGGCGCGCAACGCCGGTTACGAGCGCATCGAGAAGATCGAGCGCGGCAAGAGCGACCTGGAGGTCAGGGTCACCTTCGCCCGGCCGTACGCCGACTGGCGATCCCTGTTCTCCCCGCTCTACCCCAAGGAGACGATGGGAAGCCCCGCGTCCTTCAACGACGGGGCCCGGACGGAGCTGCCGGTGACCGCGGGGCCCTTCGCCCTGCAGAAGGTCGACGGCGATGACGGCACGGTCACGCTCGTCCGCAACCCGCGCTGGTGGGGGGACCCGGCCAAGCTCGACTCGCTGGTACTGCGGGCGGTGCCGCGCGACCGGCGTGCCGCGGCGCTCGCCACCGGTGCCGTCGATATGGCCGAGATCGACCGGAGCGTCGCGGACCGTATCGCCGTGGCACGCAAGGGCCAGGGGGGCGGCAGCGGCGGCAGCGGGCCGGGCGCGGCAGCGGAGGCCGGGGAGTCCGCCGACTCCGTGCAGGAACGTTCCACCGGGAGCGTCGGCGAGGACGGGAGCGCGCTGCTCGCGCGCGAGCGCGGAGACGCCGGACCGACGAGGTCCACCAGCGAGCAGACGGCGCTGCGCGGATTCGTGGTCCGCAAGTCCCTGGAGCCCGCGTACACCCAGCTCGCGCTCAACGGAGAGTCCGGGCCGCTGGCCGACGAGCGGGTGCGGCGCGCCGTGGCCCGTGCCCTGGACCGCCGGGAGCTCGCCGAGACGGTGCTGAAGCCCCTCGGTCTGCCCGCGAAGCCCGTCGGCAGCCACCTCGCGCTCGCCGGGCAGCCGGGGTACGCCGACAGCAGCGGCGCCCTCGGCGGCCAGGACACCGCGGAGGCCCAGGCGCTGCTCGCGGACGCGGGCTGGACCCGGGAGGGCGCCCGGGCTGCCGAGTCCGGTACGAAGGCGGGACCCGAGAAGAGCCCGGAGGTCGGGAGCCCGGCCGTGGAGAGCCCGGCGCCCGGGAGCGGCCCGGCGGCGCAGAGTCCGGCGGCGCTGGGTCCGGCGGCGCAGAGCGCGTCGCCGGGCGGTCCCGCCGCGGGCGGCTCGTCCACCTCCGGTGGCCCGGCGTCTACCAGCGCCTCGCCGAGCCCGGTGGCCGGAGGCGGTGCCCGCGCCGGGGTCGCCGGTGAGAGCGCCGTCGGTGCGGTCGCCTCCACTGCCGGCGGGGACGACAAGCCCGGCGCCGGCCGTCCCGTGGCGATCTCCGCCGGCAGTGACGGGGACAAGGCGATGCCCGAGGCGTACAAGCGGGAGGGCGGGGTCGCGGGCGCCTACGCGCCGGTCGGCACCAGGGCCCCGGGCCGGAGCCCGGTCGCGGGACCGCTGGGGAAGGACGGCAAGCCGCTCAGCCTCCGCTTCGTGCTGCCCTCGGGCCCGGGCTCGGAGCCGTTGCGCGCGGTCGGGGACCGCATCCGCAGGATGCTCGACGGGGTCGGGATCCGGACCGAGGTGAAGAAGGTCGCCGAGGACAGCTTCTTCAAGGACCACATCGCCTCCGGACACTACGACCTCGCCCTCTGGTCCTGGCCGGCCACGGCCTACCCGGCGACGGACGCACGTCCGATCTACGCCAAGCCCGAGCCCGCGACGGACGGGTCGCTGCTGGTGGAGCAGAACTACACCCGGGTCGGGACGGACCGGATCGACCAGCTCTTCGACGAGGCCGTCTCCGAACTGGACGAGAGGAAGTCCCGGGACCTGATGAAGCAGGTCGACGCCCGCATCTGGGCCGCGGCGGCGTCCATCCCCCTCTACCAGCGCCCGGAGCTGGTGGCCGCCAGGCACGACCTCGCCAACGCCGGCGCCTTCGGCTTCGCGGCACCGCGCTACCAGGACATCGGCTTCGTGAAGGCGAAGCCGGCGCACGGGGCGGGGCGGAACAAGCAGTGA
- a CDS encoding SpoIIE family protein phosphatase has product MSEIPETASGVVWQSSPPGSIYDYIKVASFSIGPDGLVDQWSRRAAEQFGISAEDVRGKDPIDVFIPSELRPRGHRKIAEILDGKEWTGLVPFRLPGEGGAHGLAEVYVMPSETENGERAALCIVVDVRALRRIETDLAASQAIFGQSPFGFLLFGTDLTVLRANERFATVFGGVVEDHRGRTVHDYLSRPEAERMTAALQRVLETGESVTDLQIVGSAPGSSDRRHWAVNLYRVHSGSGRPVGVAGLGIDVTRRHIAAREAASARRNLALLNEASARIGNSLDLETTARELLDVAVPGFCDLASVDLYQGLLTGDEAPPGRWGPARPESYGGSAELRRVAFASTVSETLLGGASGAGTPASPQVGAVHHYPFSSACADALRMARVRVIPGEDGSLVQSTLAVPMVAHDTVVGLVQFSRAKGSEPFGERDRALAVELAARAAVCIDNARLYRREHERALILQRSLLPPGDPEAAGLDIACRYLPGNTATEVGGDWFDVIELPGHRTALVVGDVMGRGLRAAVAMGELRTAVRTLALLDLEPAEVLSALDEIARGLGTPSGAQQASRVAHKSRGPELSEVYLATCVYAVYDPVTRRCTFANAGHLPPVLVEPGEEALLLDVPPGMPLGVGGEPFEEVQVELPEGALLALYTDGLVESRDHPLDEGLSAFRRALTEPARSVPEPRSPDAPAGGANGGTPADPDRGSRSRSLEDVCDHVLATLDTRHGEDDIALLMARIQGLATEAVGDWRLPREPRSVGRARELARAQLSAWDLDPLVDTVELLVSELVTNALRYGEGEIRLRLLRDRTLVCEVWDAGLVQPRRRRARDTDEGGRGLQLVGLLSAAWGSRRTPRGKTVWFELALPDGDSAAEPSVEQLLSMF; this is encoded by the coding sequence GTGAGCGAGATACCTGAGACGGCGAGCGGCGTGGTGTGGCAGAGCAGTCCGCCCGGCTCCATCTACGACTACATCAAGGTCGCGTCGTTCTCGATCGGGCCGGACGGGCTGGTCGACCAGTGGAGCCGGCGTGCCGCCGAGCAGTTCGGCATCTCCGCCGAGGACGTCAGGGGCAAGGATCCGATCGACGTCTTCATCCCCTCCGAGCTCCGCCCGCGAGGCCACCGCAAGATCGCCGAGATCCTGGACGGCAAGGAGTGGACGGGACTCGTCCCGTTTCGCCTGCCGGGCGAGGGCGGTGCGCACGGACTGGCCGAGGTCTACGTGATGCCGAGCGAGACGGAGAACGGCGAGCGTGCCGCGCTCTGTATCGTCGTCGACGTACGCGCTCTACGGCGGATCGAGACGGACCTCGCGGCTTCGCAGGCGATTTTCGGTCAATCTCCTTTTGGCTTTCTCCTGTTCGGTACCGACCTCACCGTGCTGCGGGCCAACGAGCGCTTCGCGACGGTCTTCGGCGGTGTCGTCGAGGACCACCGCGGCCGGACGGTGCACGACTACCTCTCCCGCCCAGAGGCGGAGCGGATGACCGCCGCCCTCCAGCGGGTGCTGGAAACCGGGGAGTCCGTCACCGACCTCCAGATCGTCGGCAGCGCCCCCGGCAGCTCCGACCGGCGGCACTGGGCCGTCAACCTGTACCGCGTGCACAGCGGTTCCGGCCGGCCCGTCGGCGTCGCGGGGCTCGGCATCGACGTGACCCGCCGTCATATCGCCGCCCGCGAGGCCGCCAGCGCCCGCCGCAACCTCGCCCTGCTCAACGAGGCCAGCGCACGGATCGGCAACTCCCTCGACCTGGAGACCACCGCGCGCGAGCTGCTCGACGTCGCCGTCCCCGGCTTCTGCGACCTCGCCTCCGTGGACCTCTACCAGGGACTGCTCACGGGCGACGAGGCCCCGCCCGGACGCTGGGGCCCCGCCCGGCCCGAGAGCTACGGCGGCAGCGCCGAACTGCGCCGCGTCGCCTTCGCCAGCACCGTCTCCGAGACCCTGCTCGGGGGCGCCTCGGGGGCGGGCACGCCGGCCAGCCCACAGGTCGGCGCCGTCCACCACTACCCCTTCAGCTCCGCCTGCGCCGACGCCCTGCGCATGGCCAGGGTCCGCGTCATCCCCGGCGAGGACGGCAGCCTCGTCCAGTCCACGCTGGCCGTGCCGATGGTCGCCCACGACACGGTCGTCGGCCTCGTCCAGTTCTCCCGGGCCAAGGGCAGCGAGCCGTTCGGCGAACGCGACCGGGCTCTCGCCGTCGAGCTCGCCGCCCGAGCCGCGGTCTGCATCGACAACGCCCGCCTCTACCGGCGCGAGCACGAGCGCGCCCTGATCCTCCAGCGCAGCCTCCTGCCCCCCGGCGACCCGGAGGCCGCGGGTCTCGACATCGCCTGCCGCTACCTCCCCGGCAACACCGCCACGGAGGTCGGCGGGGACTGGTTCGACGTCATCGAGCTCCCCGGCCACCGCACCGCCCTCGTCGTCGGCGACGTCATGGGACGGGGCCTGCGCGCCGCCGTCGCCATGGGCGAACTCCGCACCGCCGTCAGGACGTTGGCCCTGCTGGACCTGGAACCCGCGGAGGTGCTCTCCGCGCTCGACGAGATCGCCCGCGGACTCGGCACGCCGAGCGGTGCCCAGCAGGCCTCCCGGGTCGCCCACAAGTCCCGCGGGCCCGAACTCTCCGAGGTCTACCTGGCGACGTGCGTCTACGCCGTGTACGACCCCGTGACGCGGCGCTGCACCTTCGCCAACGCGGGCCATCTGCCGCCCGTCCTCGTGGAACCGGGCGAGGAGGCGCTGCTGCTCGACGTACCGCCCGGGATGCCGCTCGGCGTGGGCGGCGAACCCTTCGAGGAGGTCCAGGTCGAGCTTCCGGAGGGAGCACTGCTCGCGCTGTACACGGACGGGCTCGTCGAGTCGCGGGACCACCCGCTGGACGAGGGGCTCAGTGCCTTCCGCCGCGCCCTGACCGAGCCGGCCCGCTCCGTGCCGGAGCCCCGTTCCCCCGACGCTCCGGCGGGTGGGGCGAACGGCGGGACGCCCGCCGACCCCGACCGCGGGTCCCGCTCCCGTTCGCTCGAGGACGTCTGCGACCATGTGCTCGCCACCCTCGACACGAGGCACGGCGAGGACGACATCGCACTGCTGATGGCCCGTATCCAGGGCCTGGCGACCGAGGCCGTGGGGGACTGGAGGCTGCCCCGCGAACCACGGTCGGTGGGCCGTGCCCGCGAGCTGGCCCGGGCCCAGCTCAGCGCCTGGGACCTCGATCCGCTCGTCGACACGGTCGAACTGCTCGTCAGCGAGCTCGTCACCAACGCCCTTCGCTACGGCGAGGGCGAGATCCGGCTGCGGCTGCTGCGTGACCGCACCCTCGTCTGCGAGGTGTGGGACGCCGGCCTCGTACAGCCGCGGCGCCGGCGGGCCCGGGACACCGACGAGGGCGGTCGCGGGCTGCAGCTGGTCGGTCTGCTGAGCGCCGCCTGGGGCTCCCGCCGCACGCCCCGGGGCAAGACCGTCTGGTTCGAACTCGCCCTGCCGGACGGTGACTCGGCGGCCGAGCCGAGCGTGGAGCAACTGCTGAGCATGTTCTGA
- a CDS encoding ATP-binding protein, which yields MVGVIDTEGACAEWTFPAAPDAVRSARHAVRDALRNWGLEPPVVDVTVLLVSELVTNSLRYTSGPIGVRLVRPAVDGTPPPRPPALLVEVSDPLPDPPLERPAGPDDEGGRGLQLVACAACRWGTRRGRTGKTVWFELPLPG from the coding sequence GTGGTCGGCGTGATCGACACCGAAGGCGCATGCGCCGAGTGGACCTTCCCTGCCGCGCCGGACGCCGTCCGTTCCGCCCGCCACGCCGTCCGCGACGCCCTGCGGAATTGGGGCCTCGAGCCCCCCGTGGTCGATGTGACGGTGCTCCTGGTCAGTGAGCTCGTGACCAATTCCCTTCGGTACACCTCCGGGCCCATCGGGGTCCGCCTGGTCCGGCCGGCTGTCGACGGAACGCCGCCGCCGCGACCTCCCGCGTTGCTCGTGGAAGTCTCCGACCCGCTTCCGGATCCGCCCCTGGAGCGTCCCGCGGGGCCCGATGACGAGGGCGGACGCGGGCTGCAGCTGGTGGCCTGCGCGGCCTGTCGCTGGGGGACGCGACGCGGCAGAACGGGCAAGACCGTGTGGTTCGAGCTGCCCCTGCCTGGTTAG
- a CDS encoding fumarate reductase/succinate dehydrogenase flavoprotein subunit: MTELERQQWDVVVVGAGGAGLRAAIEAREAGARTAVICKSLFGKAHTVMAEGGIAASMGNVNSHDNWQVHFRDTMRGGKFLNQWRMAELHAQEAPDRVWELETWGALFDRTKDGKISQRNFGGHEYPRLAHVGDRTGLELIRTLQQKIVALQQEDEKEFGDYEARLKVFQECTVTRVLKDGDRVSGAFCYERESGRFFVLEAPAVVLATGGIGKSFKVTSNSWEYTGDGHALALLAGAPLLNMEFVQFHPTGMVWPPSVKGILVTESVRGDGGVLRNSEGKRFMFDYVPDVFKEKYAETEEEGDRWYEDPDNNRRPPELLPRDEVARAINAEVKAGRGSPHGGVFLDVSTRMPAEVIKRRLPSMYHQFKELADVDITAEAMEVGPTCHYVMGGIAVDSDTASAVGVPGLYAAGEVAGGMHGSNRLGGNSLSDLLVFGRRAGLHAAEYAAGLAGQRPPVDEVQIDAAAAEALRPFSAEGPEPDAPPENPYTLHQELQQTMNDLVGIIRRESEMGQALKRLADLRVRARRAGVEGHRQFNPGWHLALDLRNMLLVSECIARSALERTESRGGHTREDYPAMEREWRRINLLCRLADRSLSFGPVEPGAPAADPVVRGQIDLARKTTEPIRHDLLALFEKEELVKYLAEEELYE, encoded by the coding sequence ATGACTGAGCTCGAACGGCAGCAGTGGGATGTTGTCGTCGTGGGCGCGGGTGGTGCGGGGCTGCGGGCCGCCATCGAGGCGCGCGAGGCGGGCGCTCGTACGGCCGTCATCTGCAAGTCCCTGTTCGGCAAGGCCCACACCGTGATGGCGGAGGGCGGGATCGCCGCCTCCATGGGCAACGTGAACTCCCACGACAACTGGCAGGTCCACTTCCGCGACACCATGCGCGGCGGCAAGTTCCTCAACCAGTGGCGGATGGCGGAGCTGCACGCCCAGGAGGCTCCCGACCGGGTCTGGGAGCTGGAGACCTGGGGCGCGCTCTTCGACCGCACCAAGGACGGGAAGATCTCCCAGCGCAATTTCGGCGGTCACGAGTACCCACGGCTGGCGCACGTCGGCGACCGGACCGGGCTGGAGCTGATCCGGACCCTTCAGCAGAAGATCGTCGCGCTCCAGCAGGAGGACGAGAAGGAGTTCGGCGACTACGAGGCCCGCCTCAAGGTCTTCCAGGAGTGCACGGTGACCCGGGTGCTCAAGGACGGCGACAGGGTCTCGGGCGCGTTCTGCTACGAGCGTGAGTCCGGACGCTTCTTCGTGCTGGAGGCCCCGGCGGTCGTACTGGCCACCGGCGGCATCGGCAAGTCCTTCAAGGTGACCTCCAACTCCTGGGAGTACACCGGCGACGGGCACGCGCTGGCGCTGCTCGCGGGCGCGCCGTTGCTGAACATGGAGTTCGTGCAGTTCCATCCGACCGGAATGGTCTGGCCGCCCTCGGTCAAGGGCATCCTCGTCACCGAGTCGGTGCGCGGCGACGGAGGGGTGCTGCGCAACTCCGAGGGCAAGCGGTTCATGTTCGACTACGTCCCGGACGTCTTCAAGGAGAAGTACGCGGAGACGGAGGAGGAGGGCGACCGCTGGTACGAGGACCCGGACAACAACCGGCGCCCGCCCGAACTGCTCCCCCGCGACGAGGTCGCCCGGGCCATCAACGCCGAGGTGAAGGCGGGCCGCGGCTCACCGCACGGCGGTGTGTTCCTGGACGTCTCCACCCGGATGCCGGCCGAGGTGATCAAACGCCGGCTGCCGTCCATGTACCACCAGTTCAAGGAACTGGCGGACGTGGACATCACCGCGGAGGCCATGGAGGTCGGACCGACCTGCCACTACGTGATGGGCGGCATCGCGGTCGACTCGGACACCGCGTCGGCGGTCGGCGTGCCCGGCCTGTACGCGGCGGGCGAGGTCGCCGGCGGCATGCACGGCTCCAACCGGCTCGGCGGCAACTCCCTCTCGGACCTGCTGGTCTTCGGCCGGCGCGCCGGACTGCACGCCGCGGAGTACGCGGCCGGCCTCGCCGGGCAGCGGCCCCCGGTCGACGAGGTGCAGATCGACGCGGCCGCGGCGGAGGCGCTGCGGCCCTTCAGTGCCGAGGGCCCCGAGCCGGACGCCCCGCCGGAGAATCCGTACACGCTCCACCAGGAGCTCCAGCAGACGATGAACGACCTGGTCGGCATCATCCGGCGGGAGTCCGAGATGGGGCAGGCGCTGAAGCGGCTCGCCGATCTGCGGGTCCGTGCCCGGCGGGCGGGCGTGGAGGGCCACCGCCAGTTCAATCCGGGCTGGCACCTCGCCCTGGACCTGCGCAACATGCTGCTGGTCAGCGAGTGCATCGCCCGGTCCGCCCTGGAACGCACCGAGAGCCGCGGCGGCCACACCCGCGAGGACTACCCCGCGATGGAGCGGGAGTGGCGCCGGATCAATCTGCTGTGCCGGCTCGCCGACCGCTCGCTGTCCTTCGGGCCGGTGGAGCCCGGTGCTCCGGCAGCCGACCCCGTCGTCCGCGGCCAGATCGACCTCGCGCGGAAGACCACCGAGCCCATCCGCCACGACCTGCTCGCCCTCTTCGAGAAGGAAGAGCTGGTCAAGTACCTCGCCGAAGAGGAGCTGTACGAATGA
- a CDS encoding (deoxy)nucleoside triphosphate pyrophosphohydrolase has product MTDPVNARVVVAGALYDQGRLLAARRSAPPEFAGRWELPGGKLEPGESPEEALVRELREELGVEAEPVERVPGEWPLGPGYVLQVWTARLISGQPRPLEDHDELRWLAVDELDAVDWLPQDRPAVEEAVRRLPGDHPGRAGG; this is encoded by the coding sequence ATGACGGATCCTGTGAACGCCCGTGTCGTGGTGGCCGGCGCCCTCTACGACCAGGGGCGTCTCCTCGCCGCGCGCCGCAGCGCACCGCCCGAGTTCGCCGGACGGTGGGAGCTGCCCGGCGGCAAGCTCGAACCCGGGGAGTCCCCCGAGGAGGCTCTCGTGCGCGAGCTGCGCGAGGAGCTGGGGGTGGAGGCCGAGCCCGTCGAGCGGGTGCCCGGTGAGTGGCCGCTGGGTCCCGGCTATGTGCTCCAGGTCTGGACGGCACGGCTGATCTCGGGTCAGCCGCGCCCGCTGGAGGACCACGACGAGCTGCGCTGGCTCGCCGTCGACGAACTGGACGCCGTGGACTGGCTGCCCCAGGACCGCCCCGCAGTCGAGGAGGCCGTGCGCCGGCTGCCTGGTGACCACCCGGGGAGAGCGGGCGGCTGA